TTACTTTGTCTAAGAACCCTGGAAAACCGTAAGGTATGGCAATAAGTTCGCTTTTAACATGAgactaatttataaaaaaaatatctaacatCCTTATTGCCTccggagctgcgcactacctagcgggttaccggggctccggcttaaaaagcaggagaaggaacggggtggtttttactcagtaagagtctaacactccctctcgccttggaTCTGTGACCCGTATGGCCCATTTTCTCTGTcctgtcattggatgattttcccccacttaaaaaaaacatacccaTATTCTTCCCGttggaaaaataaaacgaatgatattacgttacaacaaaataagtaaaaatacaaatgGTTGGTGATCACTGGAAACAGTGAATTGTAACAGTCTTGTCTATAAATGATACTACCGGCCGTTGTTGGGCACAGACCTTCAATCAAACCGCCGAGATGTCACAACGTCTTGACAACAAGGTATTATTTACGATAAATTAAacgacaataataattatttatcaagaaaacaataaataaataaataatagtaataaattcaATCGAAAATCGGTTTTATTCAGAGAAAGTGTTCAAGTGAAATAGTgcttttgtatttgtttgtttaaaaatggagTGTCTGAGTTTGTTTGGATTGGAAATgttgaattttgtttattgtttttgtatgtttagtATTTTACCAGTGAGATTTACCTTGCGCTTGTGAATCGATGACTTGATATTGTTAAATGGTGAACACATCGATTTTTggcatataattatatttgctttgacgttcaaaagtgccttcgtggtctatttgaaataaataattttgactgacTTCACCGTTTGACATTGGATACAGAAACATTATAAGTTGTGAAAAACCAAAGTAACACTTAAGGGTTGATGCTCACCTGTTTGTATATCaattcactgtttttttttgccAATGAAATTGAACTTTCATTACTTTCATTTACAGAAATGGCTCTGGTGCCTTCTAGCCCTTCACGTGGGATCTGTGTGGGCAACAGCTCGACCAGTAACAGTGAGAACACCTCCTAGCAATCCTTCCACTATTGAAGCTCAAGCCAAATTCTTCCAGTAAGTACACAAAACTTCTATTAAGTCTTTTTATCTTCTTCACTTCTTCTTAGTTTTGCTCAAACCttataatgtaatgtgtatTCTAGTTTCGTTCTTTTAAATGCTCTAAAATTAGTCTCAGGTCATTCAAAGGCCAGAAAATTTAGGTCTAATTACTTAATGACTACTGAAATAACCTCGTTATGAATTACAACTTCACTACCAACCTTCAAACTGATTGGATTCTATTGTCGCCGCATGCaaataagtttcaaaataaCCAAACATTGACACACTTTACGCTATAGCAATTAGAGAAATGGATTTCGGTCACCAATTCTTCTTTGTCATTCCATTCTCGTTCTTGTTATTCTCAAATAATTGATGCTTAAAACAAACGGTCATTACTTCAACTTTAATGACATCTTCAATGTCTTTAGAGTCGATTTTCCTTTGACAAGTGTTGAGCAAATCTTCATGATCTTCAATGTTATTAGTAAGGATGGTAAATACTTTGCTTTATAGGGATTTTTTCTCAGTACAGTTGAGTCCGTACAAGATAGAGTTCGGTCACGTCTGCGAGGACCCTAACACGTGGGAGCAACGATACGAGAAGAAAGACTTTAAGAACCACAGGGACATGGGAAAAGTAAAACACATCTATTATCTCGCTCTGTCTCTAACCTTCTTCTATTTCTTTCTCTTTTCCGCTTTGCTTCGCTTGGCTGAAGGTATAGACACTTACCGAAGGCTGACGAGTTTGATCAGGGACATCGGTTGGGCAGCGAACGACACTTCACTGAGAGACATGAGAGGGCCAAGCCCTCTGAAGGACTGTTCTCTGCCAAAGTATGCTTACTGTGCttcatattattaataactaatagcggaattttcttttgattcaataaataattgacaGTATTTTTAACAAGTAATGATATAAACGAAATCAAAAGAAAGATCtgttatattcatattttatttgtgcatTCTATTTAAGTTTATTGTCTCTTTGAATAACGCTAATAACTATTTAtctaatttaaaacttattttatttaaaacaaatatctacACTAACTTTCTATATTTTCTTATGTTAGCGTGCTGTTTTAACTTTTCTTTCATTTCTACTAAACTAATATCGATTTCTGTCTCTAACTAAACTCATACTTACATTAATTACTACTAGGTACTAAAACTGCtgaatttactatttacacaaGTTAAAGAACAGTCACTAACACATTGTTCTAATATAGGTACGTTGGGGTGACAAAAAGGGAGGGTATGGAGAACATTACTGGGACCTGAACCATGCAGGCAATGCTGACAACATTGGAGATGACGGTGATGATGGCTCATACAGAGAACCCCACGACATTGATCATGGCTCGTACAGAAATTCCCACGACGTTGATCCCTACGATGAACCAAGCAACAGTGCACCAACCTACGGCGAAGAAGAATATGACCCAGAAAGATCAAGCTACGAAGAAACTGGACGAGCTAAACGAGCCCACCCAAAAGTAGAGAGAGCACGTAAATCAGAAAGGAAACATCCAAAATCATACCAAACAGAATCTGCTGAAGAATCAGCGcctaagaaacaaaataacagaGATAACAGAGAAcgcaacaataacaataataacagagAACAAGAAGCAGCTGAAACTTCTCATGAAGAGGAATTTGAAGAtgctgatgatgaagaagaGGAAGAAGAAGAAGTTTACGAGAAACCAAAACCAAAGAGACAACactatagaaagaaagaaaatgatACAAAGCAAAAAGAAAAGAATCAAATAGTATTAGTAGTAAGTCACAAGGACGATGAAGAACAACAGCAGAATCAGTTTACACCCACAAGTCCACCAGACCATTCGTCGTACTTGAACCAACAGCAGCCAGACTTGACACAGTATTTACCACAACCTCAGCAACTGCCTCAACAGCTGCCACAGTACTTGCCCCAACCTCCTCAAGTACCTAAGCAACATCTAGAGCCACCTCATTTCGTGCCCTACGAAGGTGGTGCAGGAGTAAGGCAACATCACCAACCAGACGTGACCGCCGCATCCACCGTCCCAAGACTTTTCTTAGAACCTTCAACTGGTCACGTAGTAGACCGAGCCACGGGGCAAGCTTACGTGTTGCAGCCAATAGCACcgcataataattacaattagaAAGTTGTTCTAGGAGATTAGTTTAGTAACGTAGTTTTgttatagtaatttatttttataattaaaagttttgcTACTGTTACTTTCGTGTTGTCATTTTTTCTATTGCTTTTGTATGGCGGCGTCACGTTTCCAAATCGTGACTGTTTCTTTGGGCTATTGAATGTGGTACTCGCGTTGATCACGAGATTTGGATGCCTTCTGCGTTATTAGTGTCAAATTCCATATAAATTTAGGATAGACTTCAATAGCCTATTTGTTTATCACGTTGTCCCATAAATCAGTTCTGTTTAAGGAATTTTCTTCCAGCAAGTGTTGATTTATACACAGGaaaattcattcataaaaatgtcaaCAAGTTTTACAGCAACGTTGAATGCAAATGAGCAAATTAACGTCTTTATAGTTGGAAAGTAAAATCCTAACGAGTTGAAAGCAAGTCAGGAAAAGGAAGCTAGCTTTCTTGTTAATAACGCTAAGGAAAACCTGGTTTATCTTTTAATATCATCGACTTAATTTGTTTACTTTATGGAATGGACTGTCGTTTCCTTGATcaattatattagtttaaacatGGTTTTACCTAAATGTATTGTGATTGAATTTACAAGCATTCATAAAAGTTAATTGCATTTGCAAACATTTGCATCAGGTTGTTAGTTACACATCATATCCAGACCCGGAACATCAGTTTGTTGATAGCACAAAGAATAATGTTTGTAGAAAAAGTCAATATCTTTTTGTGGTTACTCTCGataatgtttttctatttgatttgaaaatatgACCACGTCCGTGTTCATCAAAATGTTAAGAAGCTAGGTCAGTCAGCGGTTTCCAAGAACCtcgtaattgattttttttaggaATATCTCACCACtaattttgagaaaaaaaacttcactgaatattgaaaataatttactattgtCAATTTTCAATCATATTTCAGTAATGGGAAAAACAGCCATGTTTTGATTAATATGACTGTatgattggcgcggtggctgggcaactggctgtcgtacaACGTttggcgggttcgatttccgtacggagcaacactttgcatgatccacaaattgttgtttcgggtctgggtgttatgtgtatgtgcaattgtatatttgtaaacgcacccacgacataggagaaattACTAGAgtagggcaaagtttaaaaaatatatatatcatcATTTACAGCTCGCATCCACTGCTAGACTATAGGTCTTCTTTACATGAGAGATGAGAGAGAACTCACCTACTTTAAATACGCATAATGAAACAGTGCATAGAAAATGTTCTTAATACCTAGATTCAATTAACGAACAGGTTAGCATTAACACTTTTACTTTTGAAATCAGTCTAGACTCAGCCTGATCTAAGTACGTACCTATTTAATTCCTGCACTAGATACTCACTTCCTACTAGAAATAAACATAATCAGAAGtgtgtaaaaatataatgattaaaaagAGTTCTTTGTTAAGTAATACCTAGTAATTAAGCGTTCTGACAAGATATATCTGgcactaaaaagtaaacaaaagtactaaagtatatataataatagttagtTAGGaagtaatacttaattaaaagtttgtttaACTTGTTATTTGTTTTGCAGTTAACTTATTATACTATCCACAGTTCTTTATTATTGAAATGATGGATTGGCCATCAACTATAAGtaggttaacgagcagacggattcctgatggtaagcaatcactgctgCCCATGGTCACtcgaaacaccacaggcgtcacaagtgcgttgtccGCGTTttgggcttaggaatttaagagtggttggggaattggggattaggaagattgggaaggggagtaattgggctaaattcatacaacgaaacacaaggcaagcgttatttcaagtcggttttctgtgaggccatggtatcactgcggtcgtgCCGGTACATTCCtatcgaagcatggctctcacacacttaaaataaCCTTAGTGTCATTCCGCATAAAAATTATTGAAGCATGAAGCAGATGAAGCACATTATTAACACTAAATCCTAATAATCATCCCTCACAACCTACAAATATGTTGACTGACCCGACAATCAAATCTAGACTCTCAACCAGTAACACCTTACATCAAGAGTACATTCACCTCTCTTTGTAAAGATACGTAGGTAACCCCTTTGAAAATCTTTAACGTTTTTGGCCATAAGGGGTCTGACTACATCACAATGACTTTATGCAAAAGGGTCATTATGTTCCCATGTCTTAAACTGACAGGTTAGAAGATAATCTTGATCGTTTCGCGTTAGTTTGTTGCGAGTACGATGCGGGTGATGACTTTTTTGTTTTCGTACTTTGTATAAGATTGTAATTATGATGGCTATGGGTTTTGTTTATAACTATTttagttattgtattgtttactGTGTAAGTCTCCTATCAACAGAAACACGCCTTTAAGTATTCCTGTcttaaaaaatgtattcaaactTATTAAGATATCCAAGTGCCTTGTGCTTAAAGTAGGTATAGAGGCGAACTTAATACGTACGTGTAATGCAATATACTTCTTTAATTGTAGGTAACTgacattctaaaaaaaaatacttataatatcatgCCCTGCCTCCTTATTTCTGATGGAGATTTTGTTAATCTAAGATACATAATTACTCTACATAATTAATGTACCTTCCCAATCAAAATTACCAAATCAAAAAGTTAAACTtgatacttattacttattcaaTCCTCTCATAGGTAAccgtataaataaatcaaacaggTTGCTTTTTTTACCACCCATGGACCAAGGGCAAACAATGCTCCCCAAATCTCAGCGTAATAGGGATGCAAAGTGCGCACGCGTCTGAGATGTACAAAGGGAAAGGagattgagaaaaaaataaagggCTGCTGTATTGTGATCCTATAATTGTAGTGAGTGCAATGTTAGTGTAAAATGTTCATATTTCATCACCTATAGATGAACAATTCTGGTGAATGGACCAGTATCTTTTATATGGATGTAAGATGTATTATTGATATAATAGGTATAGGGGTGCTTACTGAAAATGTGTATTGGAATTTTAAAAGGGCAATAGTACTTAACcacatttacaaatacatagaatacaattgtttacataaataaattgttattaagttattgaatattgacatattaatatttaatcatttttcTTTCCTATAAAGTTATGAATCTTAAATAATGAATTGAGTCTACTTCCAAAAACCGGACATATAATATAATTCCTGACTGCGTGTcattactcttttttttttgaaaagccCAACAGATTACCTGATTAGTGTTTATTTTTGCACCTAAGTATCTCATAAATAAGACTTAATAAACAGTGAACCGAGCCGTGGATTTAAAGTCAAACACACATTGTAAGATTGTAATATTGTCAAGAATCCAAGTACCTAGGTAATTCTCTGTGGATATCTAGCAGAATCTTCTAATTACTTTCTGTTATTCACCACGCTACAACGTAACGGTACCGAGCAGGTGTGCAGGGGCGTAGCGGCACTAATCTCTACGTACTTCCGCGATGTTGGAGTATTTTAGAAGTGCTATTACTTGTTCTTTCTTAGCACAATGAACTAAGCGACACACTGTTTGGTATAgattttggtaaataaatataattggtgtATAATAACTACGGTTTAGTAGAGATCTACTAGGTAACTTTACTTTTATAGTTTACTTTACTAGTATACGGTATCTAGGAAGAAAAACAAGAACTGTATTTAGCAAGCTCTTTAAATTAATGTAGGTTAAACGTAAAACTGgaaaagtgtttttatttatcgttttattttaaaattatataaaagatTTTCCCTAAttgacttgtttttttttgagacaaATCTAAGATAATTTGCTAATCAACAAGGCGCAAATTATCCTAATGTAgctaaaaaaacatattttcgcAAAATTACAACGATTTCTAAGACAGACGTTAGAATTTAAAAACGACAACCGCCAAACATTCCCACACGTTAATCCTTGCAAAATCACCTCTATCACGTAAGTTACCACTGTCCCAAAGACCTAATACAAAAGACAAGACGGTCATAGGGTGTCCACCCTTCTTGGACGGCTAGACAAACCAGTTTGACCGGTGGCAACAACGTGGGAACCATTGTCCAGTACCTTTGCAAATACTTCGACTCACCTTCATTGTCTTGTAGCCCCTTGCATGACACTTGTTTCATAAAGGGGTGACATGAATAGCTGCAAAAAATGAGTGTCGTAAAAATGATGGGCATTAAAGataaattgttttgaaagtgtttttgttttatgtgtttGAGATGATAGATGAGAGatgttttgttaaattgtttCTAGATTTTCGTTATTGGTTTAAGATAAATGAGTGGAAAAAAGAATAGTTATTATAGCTACTTTTTTTTACGGggaaaaatcgtccaatgacttctcccgcttgggcgaggcgaggagtgtcagagagttactgactaaaaaccacttcattcctactcctgcttttcgagccggagccctggtcaCTCGGTTAGTAATCCGCAGCTTCGGGTAGTACAGCTagttactgttatttttaaaagcaaaaagtgtttgttttaaaacaaagaaaaagtgGGTAAGTGTATCTTTTCTGAAACACACCGAAACACACATTTCTGAATCATTTCATTACATTAACAATCTTTTTTCCttactacaataaataatacttaactgtacctacctacaaataaaataaccgttCAAAATCCAAAAACATTCACGCTCTACTAACTTTACTTCCGTGTGTCACACACATTCGCAAAATCGCAACGAACAACAGAACATGCAAATAAAGGGTCACTGGTGTAACTGTCCTTTCCCACACTGGGAAGTGGTCAGACTGGTTTTTGGACGAACCCTTTTCGCTACAGAACATGTGAGGACACTGTCTTCCTGGTCCATTGTCCAAAACTCGTCTAACCTGTTTTGGTCATGACAAAAGATGTCTTCCGTAATCATTGGTAAGTATTTTATTGGGATGctaaagtttaattattatttggatATCTTGGATATAAATATAAGACGTAAATGCGTAAGAAAGGGAGGGGACATCGAGAGAAGGAATCGCGAATACAAATAGTCACCTGTATAACAATTTACATGAGTTCTTGGACGAGATCATACCAATAACCTATTTCTAAGCAAGTTTAGAACAAAGGTAATCGACTGCTGAAACTCGAATTAATGGATCCTATCGTTCTAAGGAATTCGTGTTTAGAAATACTTCTCCTTGAATATTGGTTAGTAATACTGCTGGTAGGTAGTACTGGCGGTATGCGATcgataaatatttacatgtgTTAATCCAGGATACATTCAGTAATTTATTTGGTTAAGTTAAAGCATTTCGAAGTGTTCAGTTACTAAATTGAAGCTCAAGCAAATTCGCTGTTGTTTGGTGAAAGGGACACAATCTTAGACTCAGAATAGCACCCAAGTAACTTAATGTGTTGGTTTTTAGGCACCCAAATTATGCAGAAGCGATTACCCACAGGTGATCAGTATCtgatatataagtatatattttttaacaggAGGCTTGATTGCCTGctattcaaaaaaaaatgtacagcaataaattagttttaatatattcTAGGTAAAGTTATTATTAGGAATGATGATTCACGATTGTACCTATGTGTTCATTAAATGTAAAGGAAACAAATGCTGAAACACAATTTGATTGAAGTGGGACATCCACGTTCATGCCCATGGAGAAAATATCAGTTgtaatttcaaagtcaaagcatttattctaattaatctTTAAATTCTTCTTTAGTCttttagtgaagctaggtgctcatttcAAAGCGTAGTgccaaataatttcaaattaatgttaAGATTAAGAAACACTAAAGTCATATTTTGGTTTGCAAGTCTGTCCCTTCAAGTTGAAGACCTTCAACCCCTTTGTGCACATGCAAATAAAGGGTCACTGGTGTAACTGTCCTTTCCCACACTGGGAAGTGGTCAGACTGGTTTTTGGACGAACCCTTTTCGCAGCAGAACATGTGAGGACACTGTCTTCCTGGTCCATTGTCCAAAACTCGTCTAACCTGTTTTGGTCATGAGATAGTACGCTTTAATTGTTCTTTAGTTTATTATCAATTCTGAAGATTGACTGTTGTACAGCGATTTTTTGTGCTAACAGCCTAATTTTCGGAAGAGCTTCAAACGTGAAACAATACTTGCATGATGTTTAGCCgggtaaagtcaaagtcaaaacatttatttcaattaatcctaaattaggcactttcgAAACGCGGTAGACAGAGAAGTGAGATTACCGAAccgaccccgttcctactcctgccctttgagccggagccctcaAAAGCCTTGTGACACACCTGTGACTAATATTATAGGGTAAACCAATATACAGCGTTGATCACTTACGCAGTCACAAGGGCAGTGAATACATTTTTCTGTCAGAGACTATCCAGTAGGCCCGCCAAAATATAAGGAGCTGGAACCAAAGggcttttagttagtaagagacATTTCGGGAGACATTTGATAACTTTCCTTCCATAAAACAGAGGCGATGTGTTCATATTgttgaaaggtttttttttaaactatgaaTCACTCATACTTTTTAACGATTAATCGGGGCATATAAGTGCTTATTTACGTGCTCAAAAGTTGTTGTGTCATAAGCAGGTTTGCACCAGCAAGATTATTACAGCATAACAATTTTCCGAGACATTTAACTTCACATTTTTGTGGTCAGTAGTTCGTTGTCCTGGTATTTAGCGCATGTGTATTGATATGGAACACAGATCATATTGGTATTAAGGTATTTACTTaatatgtaagaaaaataagtaggtacctttagcgggttaccggggctccgattcgaaaagcaggagtaggaacggggtggtttttagtcagtaagagtctgatactccctctcacctcgctcaaggtgggagaaggtaatgtatgattttccccctcaaaaatggGTATGGAACGTTTGAAGTTCTGTTACCTATTTAGGTATGCTGTTTCTCACTAAATTTCAAAATAGAGATACCTACTGGGTATTCTTCCGcattattttcattgataaacGTTTTTAGGCGACCAGATACAAATTCAAAGGAATAGTCAGCCCTCTGAATAGATGGACAGTCAAGAAGCCATAGTGTGTCAACATACTTCAACGTAGGTAACTAATCACTAAACAGCCCAATCCAACGCAACATAAgtatgagaaataaaaataaataattgtcgcattctagagtggagaccgcgtgtAGGCAAGCGTAGtatagggcgccctccagctaggtggagtgacgatatccgcaaggtgactggtagtggttggatgcgtagagctgaagatcgagctcagtggcgtgccattggagaggcctatgtccagcagtggatgaaaacaggctgatgatgtgattgTCGCATTAGGTACCTTCTCTAGATACTAATATAAATAGGAATAATAATCGattatacctacttaggtatCAGTAATACCTATTTTTCACAAGAGCTCTGTATCTACATAatctcatttaaaataattcctAATATAGGTGCCTAAATATGTCTTGTCCTGTCCTTGAACTGATATAATCATACACAGAAGACACAATTCAATTAAGGTTGGGGTGACCTCATCAGCTGCCTCTTAGTATTACCAACAACCTGTGAATCGATAATCTTGTTAACACTACGTAACTAggttatattaagtaggtagaCATACATGACTAGATAATCTAATATTAAGTATTGATTTGTAACTTTAGATGGCATTGAAGGACTTCTCATTGACATTATTTCAGttgaaaatatgtaaaaaaatataaaataatatgttgatCTGtctataattgttttttttttaatgcagaGAACACACGACCAGACCGTGGCTGAATACTACAACGCCTTTGCAAAATCGTCTTTTATAATCATATGCATGGGGTACCAAATAGGGCGGGGAAATCTAAAACCCTTTTAATCGAGTAACAATAGGATATGCAAATCGCATGTAACTTGGATTGCATCTTTAGTCGGGTGTCAGTGGTGTACAAGACGTGCTTGTAGATACTTCGATAAACAAACTTGCGTAAAAGCGGGAGagttcgaaacgtcaaaaatatttctggtgaagtttaatttattataaggatTACAGAAaggtacagattttttttatatacttaattacttattcgAATAATTTCAAACACGAGAATACAGTGTGtcaaaataagataattaattgataactacatttttaaaattacctaattaaactGAATGATTGAATACACAATATCTGATGAAAATGACATTACAGTTTAAATTATAAAGGTGCCAACGTGTTTTTGTTGATCTGATAAACATtcgaatattatattttgtcgaTGTTATGACATAATATGAAATTCTGTATTATAACTTgcttgatttcttttttttgaatttttttataattttttcgtttttttttttgttgtgtaattattaaattcacaCATCCTTTACTCGGGCTCGTTCATCCTGAGACGGGCGAAGTCTTCGAATACGATATTATCTTCTTCCTCGTTGGTGTAAAGAGAGTTCTCGTAGCGATGTCGTTCGATGGATTGCATCTTCTTCATCGCATTGAAGCGCTGACGTTCAACAGATCCTGTGAATTGGAACAAGTGTTATCTTACATTCAAAAGTCCAACTTAATTCGAATACCTTGAGAATAACTACCTTCAGCCGGGTGAAGCAACTTGAAAGGCACATCAGTAACGAGTTCTCCGCCAAGGGTTCCACAGTTCAGTTTGACCCTTACAGAGTAAGAGACAACGATACCAATGGCATCAGCTGGGCACTTTCCTTCAGGTACGAGGGTCGAACTGGCCAGGTTAACATCATCTTCCTTCAGGTGTCCATCCAAAGCCACACCtgttcgataaaaatattttaaactatcatGAAATAAAGTGAGTTTATAAGAGTGAAAGTTGCTAAGTGCGTACCACGAATGTCCTTGTTACTACGAGCCAAAGGTACCAAGTAGAATGTCTTGGACAGACTGGCCCCAGGAGTGACGGGGCAACCCTCGCGGCTTTCCAAAGAGGCAACATGACGGCTGAATTGAGAGTTGATCATAGTAATCTCGACGTGCTGTACAACCATCGCGCGGATGTTACGAACAGACTTCCTGGAATTGTTAGATACGATGACGTTGGCAGCAACCTTCTCTCCGTGATAGTAG
This Spodoptera frugiperda isolate SF20-4 chromosome 20, AGI-APGP_CSIRO_Sfru_2.0, whole genome shotgun sequence DNA region includes the following protein-coding sequences:
- the LOC118282406 gene encoding PH domain-containing protein DDB_G0275795: MGASEIARDKQHLRILSINDTTGRCWAQTFNQTAEMSQRLDNKKWLWCLLALHVGSVWATARPVTVRTPPSNPSTIEAQAKFFQDFFSVQLSPYKIEFGHVCEDPNTWEQRYEKKDFKNHRDMGKVRWGDKKGGYGEHYWDLNHAGNADNIGDDGDDGSYREPHDIDHGSYRNSHDVDPYDEPSNSAPTYGEEEYDPERSSYEETGRAKRAHPKVERARKSERKHPKSYQTESAEESAPKKQNNRDNRERNNNNNNREQEAAETSHEEEFEDADDEEEEEEEVYEKPKPKRQHYRKKENDTKQKEKNQIVLVVSHKDDEEQQQNQFTPTSPPDHSSYLNQQQPDLTQYLPQPQQLPQQLPQYLPQPPQVPKQHLEPPHFVPYEGGAGVRQHHQPDVTAASTVPRLFLEPSTGHVVDRATGQAYVLQPIAPHNNYN